GGTTAAATCTTTCAAAATATCCTTATAAATACAAGATGCTTAACCATTTTTTGTGtcacaaacaaaaaagtaaaagaaaaaaaaacttgtcacgtttcttttttttttaacacaaaatttgaaaacatctAATCACTTAGTCTAATACTTATAGCTTAAAGCAGTTGAATTATGTTGAAATGAGTTATCTGTCACATTTGAAAACTTCATAAATTAGGGTTAAAAACATCCACCAGTTAAAAATTTTATAACAGAAAATTAATGAatcaaattaaaaccaattacAAACAATAATTAAGTGtcctaaaaaaacaataattaagaCTTATATCGAAGGTTCAATACACTAAGTCTTATTTTAGTCTGAACTTTAAATCTTGGGTGAAGAGAAGTTATGTgcgtaaaaaaaataatattcaagatttatttatttaaaatttagggactagaacgaacatttttaaaaatgtaggGACCAAAATTAGGGACGGATTTAGTATGAATGCAGGGGAACttaactttattttctttttatatatatataactagtATAATATCAAAACCATTATCTAACCTAGTGATAAATTTGTCTTTTGGTCCCCTTTAGACCCATGTTCAAACTTCActcattaaatttattttaactaAACTTTATAAAGTTTCCATCAACAAAATTTTGGAATCTGTCACCGACTAAAATATaacattattcaaaattgaCCAAAATAAAGTTTAAACCTTACTTATATTGGGGTTAACACGTAAGACATGTCAATAAATGACGGCTCTTTGTTTCCTTAACAAACCAAAACTTCTAACAACATTGTACCAAACAACTGTTACTAGGTTAGAGcaatgttatgtttttttttttttaattattattattattactattattatgaTTTTCAGCTGTTTGATATGGAAATTTCAGGGTTAGATTAAATTaacattgaaaattcaaaaaccgTTAGCCGAAATTTTCCAATGAGCTGCAAAAGCAGCATTTTTACACTCATAATTTCTCCTCAACGATCTGTATAAATATATGTCTATTTTCCTCTTTAAGTCTcaattcaatttatttatttattctcttCATGCCTTTTCCTTCTAATTATAATTCTTTCTTTGGTTCTTTGTTAATGGCTTCTTCTTGTTTAATggcacttcttcttcttctggcttcttcttcttcaatggTTTCTGCTGCCATTGTTGAACATTCTTTCACTGTAAACATTTATCCActcatcttttattattattgttttcttatgttctttcattttctttccttcCTCTAGCttcatgatatatatatatatatatatatatatatacattcttATTCATAATATTGTTTTAGAAGTACCATGTTTTTCTtgtaaatttcaaaaagaaaaagaagatttaatatatttgtataatttctttattttttgggttaaattacaagtttaattattaaactttgagatttgtgtctatttaattcttaaacttttcaaaagtatttaataagttgataaattttcaaagttttaattcatctattagatatataattttgaattttatatctaatctTTAACAAATGCATAAAAATTAggaacagttgcaaatatagcaatcaagCTCAAATTATTAGCGGACATAGTACAatgcaaaaaaaatatatagatatagCAAATTTTAgatagtctattagtgataaaccaTAACACTAGTAGGAGTCTAATAATAGACCACATCGTTGCATAGAAGTCTATGAGCGATAAATCGTATAATTGATAGACTTTactatatttacattttttaaaaaatattgctaTACTTAGTTATTTTCACTAAAATGATATCCGTTGCAATTATCCtagaaatttatcaaatttgaaattttaagaattaactttgtaattttgaaaaggTTAGAAACCAAATAAATACAAACTAATTAATTGATCTTTACATATGTTCAACTAGGCTTTATTTTGAAATTGGTATCctatatactattttatttctAGATCAAATATGTTCAGATAATTATTTTCTAAGagtcattttgtttttgttttttctatatGGTGTCAAACCTAAATGACATAATATTTTTTCGTTTAATTCAAAATGAGATcgggatttttttccttttgaaacaGAGTttgataattcaaatatttaatctttaaaaactAATATATATGATTAATAATTCAGCTTGTCgtgtgtgattttttttttttcaaaattaagaatttttatAGACTAggattatattttaattaaacaacgACCTCTCATGTGTGGGTACATATTTaagaattttagttttttttttaattattaattgacTTAACAGCTACGTACCTCTCTGTGTACATATAGGTGCAAGACATGACCGTTAGACGGCTCTGCCGTGAGCAAGAGATAACGGCGGTCAACGGTGAATATCCAGGTCCAACCATTCACGTTCAAGACGGCGACGTTCTCGTTGTCCATGTCACCAACAACTCCCCCTACGATTTAACCATTCACTGGTATTAATTAATGATATACCCTTcgtattttctttttgttttaaaatataaaattctaTTCTAACAAAATTacattattgttatttattCCTAATCTTTGATAAATGTTTACGAAACTATCGTTGTAATAGAAATCtattaaaattgaatgaaaattaaaatttgaaacaaaTGTAATAGTTCAGTGTTGACTTAAAATTGTGGACAATAATATTTGagattttcattttccttcACATCCGATATACTACAccattttagattttaatttatcaattattCTAATAGAGATTTTTATTCAAATGATAATATTAATAGGTATTTGTGTTTTGTGTTTTACAAGTAATACTAATTTGAAAACTTTTATGTAAGATCAAAgataatattgtaattttttttttttaaatttcgttATTTTAGTCTAATTCGAATTTCGCATGCAcatattatttgttatttaaaaaaaaagtattaaaaaaaaaaaaaaactcagagaaactaaatatcaaaagaaaattctaaTGATTTTGAATTACCAGGCATGGAGTATTTCAGTTGCTTAGCGCATGGGCTGATGGACCAGAAAACATAACCCAATGTCCGATACGACCAGGCGGAAACTACACATACAAATTCCAAATCAAAGAACAAGAAGGAACTTTGTGGTGGCATGCCCACTCGTCCTGGCTACGCGCCACCGTCCACGGTGCCCTTCTCATCCGCCCTAAGTCCAATCGGCCATTGCCATACCCAAAGCCTTACAAGAAGATTCCAATCTTGTTGGGAGAGTGGTGGAATGCCAACGTCGTCCACGTTGAAGAGGAAGGCCTCGCCACCGGCTCCGGTCCCAATATCTCCGACGCCTACACCATTAATGGACTCCCTGGAAACCTCTACCCTTGCTCCCAAAACCAAACTTATCAATTAAAAATGGTGCGCGGGAAAACTTACTTGCTTCAAGTAATCAACGCTGCACTCAATAACCAATTCTTCTTCAAGTTCGCCAATCACAATTTCACCGTCGTCGCCGTTGACGCCACCTACACCGACCCTTACGTTACCGATGTCATCGTCCTAGCTCCCGGCCAGACCACCGATGTCCTTGTCAAAGCCGACCAGCCTCTCGGCTCTTACTACATGGCAGCGCGTCCCTACGCCGATGCACGACCACCTATAGATTTTTCAGACACCATTACACGCGCCATCGTTACTTACGATGGCGCATCATCCTCGACTGCTCCAGTAATGCCAGTCCTACCAGCATTCAACGACACCCCAACTGCACATAAATTCTACAGCAACATAACTGCTCTTGTTGGAGCCCGCCACTGGATCCCAGTCCCTCGCCACGTGGATAATCACATGTTTGTGACGTTTGGGTTGAACTTGGCCCCATGCGGAACAGGTAACGAGAGCACGTGCGGCGGGCCGAACGGGCAGAGACTATCGGCGAGCATGAATAATGTGTCGTTTGTGATACCAAACGACGCCGGATTGTCGATGTTGGAGGCGTATTTTCATAAGGTGGAGGGAGTTTATAGTAGAGATTTTCCGGATGACCCGCCGGTGAAATTTGATTACACAAATCCAAGTTTAGGATTGGATAATTCGTTGATTTTTGCGCCGAAGGCTACGAAGGTGAAGAAATTGAAGTTTAATTCGACGGTGGAGATGATTCTTCAGAACACTGCTTTTATTTCCTTGGAAAATCATCCAATGCATCTCCATGGATTCAACTTCCATGTACTAGCACAAGGCTTTGGAAATTATGATCCGATTCGTGACCCGAAGAAGTTCAATTTCGTCAATCCACAAATCCGTAACACCATTGCGGTCCCTGTCGGCGGCTGGGCTGTCATTCGTTTCCAAGCTAATAATCCAGGTccatattttcttcttcttcttctttcttattttcaagGGTTCGTTaccttatttttcaaaaatatttttttaaaaaagaattgagTCTAGTgtttattaataacaaatttagtGAAAAGTTGTTTTGTATTATTAATAAACAATAACTAACTAAAAAGTGTAAATATTCAAAAGTTGAAAggataaatcttgaaatttaaagattaaattgaaataaaattcaagagaataaaattataatatttttaaacaattaaactaaaatcaacttaaaatttaaggatggtaaaattttagaacaaaaatatttattttcttttaattttaattttatattttctatccatttaatatttgtattttatgaatttaggtttttgaaatcttaattttgtgtctaagcTTTACACTAGCTAACACCCAAGcattttaaacataaatttgaatgCGTTATAACTTTCTTTTAAAGGTATTGGACATAAAATCTATGCATCTCATTTTtctcacattaaaaaaaataaataacaattaattcttttttaaaaaattgccaCATGACAGATGAATGCATCTAATACTGCACCGAAGTTCTTTACTTATTTTAAATACCTGGAATAGAATATAGGAATCACAGtgttaaaaaattttaagttaattataaacatttaaaattttacaatgTACAGGTGTATGGCTGATGCACTGCCACCTGGACGTCCACGTACCATGGGGATTGGCTATGGGGTTTGAAGTCGAGAATGGTCCAACGCCGTCGACGAGGCTGCCTCCGCCGCCGCACGATCTTCCCAAATGCTAGAGAAACTGTCTGCAAAAGTTCCTccaaatttcaacaaaatttatTGTTGttgtatttttatatttaattttaagtttgaaaataaaatatgcttattaaaataaatcaattattttataGTTATTTTCAAGATTTATCAAATTACGAAATATTCAGCCTACCTAAGTACGTATGTATAGGGTAAGGCATTAAttactttgtattttcttttttagttcttGTAATATTCTAAAGCAAATTATgtcattattttattcaatgtcgattttaaatTTATGATATGTGGAATATAAGTTGATATTCGTGGTCGCTTGATATATTATGTGAAAGTTTATGTGTTAATTTtgcaattttagtttttttttttaaaaaaaaaaaatatatatatatatatatttgcgtACATTTTGATGctctattttattaaattttatcctTATAATTTTATACGTGTAAATAGACATATTATTGCAAATATGAACCtagtttaacaatatattaTTTACATTCTTCTTCATGTTAACCTTGAAAGAGTATAGGGATATATACAAATAGAAAAGGAAGTTAGTATATttccttaaattgaatttcttaatGAGATATAAATCTAAACatgataaatttaaattaaataaaacctcATTTACCTAATTTCTTTCTACGAGAATTTGATTTGTTGTATTAATGTTCTATGTAATGAATTACAGTGAGCAATTTTCTAGTACTATGTAAGAGTATCATAGTATCATTTTCTAGTACTATGTAAGAGTATCATAGTATCATATTATGGTCTCTATACGAATATTATGCTGATATGACAAATATGGAGGAAGTTTCATGTTATTGTATCATAGTACTAGAATTTCTCCCTATTGCAGATTCTAATATATGGTCCTccaattccttttttttttttttttcatatgtatATTTTAATTGACAGTTCAAACATCTTTCTTTGAAGTTGCATAAAGTGATTTGCTTTAAGCTTATTGAAGGTCTTCTACTTCTAGCTTGTTGTAGGTCTCTGCTTCTAGCTTATTGAAGGTCTTTGGCCCTTTCACCTCTATGATGTAactttagtctttttattttaagttttgtaacaatttagttcatatTAAGATTTAATGATATTTATTCTATAAATAAATCGATAAACCAATTAGATActcaatattaaaataaaaagtttacaTCATAATATAACAATAATTGACATCTAAATTTGATAAAAACTTTTATATcagggattaaattgttacaaatttgaaagtataaaaattaaatcattacataacaaagtttagaaaataaattgtcATAAAATCGAAAGTACATGGAATAAATcgttataaacaaaaaaaaattaagaattaaatcgtcacttttttaaaaacttttggaaCCAGAGAGTGTTTATTAACCCATttcctaaattaaaattaggaattTTGGGCTTATAATGGGCCTAATAAAGCccaaacaaaaatcaaatccaAAACGGATCAAATCTTGCATTGGACTCCGGAGTAAGCATAATCACAGAAAAAGAGCGAGATAAAGTGGGTCCCAAAATCGCCGAAACGGTTGCGAACCTCACAAATCCCTCAAAACTCAAAACACTGAAACAAAATCAATCTGAAGAAGAGGAAGACGAACAAGAAGtaaaggaagaacaatcgtCAATGGCTTCCGCAACAGCGACGCCGTCGTCGCCTTGCCATGTCTCCTCGCCAGTAATATCCCGCTCTCTCTCTCGTCTCTCTCCATTTCACCTCTCCGTCTCATCCGCCGTCCATCCGCCATGCCGTGGAAACAGAAGGCACTACGGCGGTGTTTCTACAGTCCGGTGCGCGGCTGTCGGAGCGGCGAAAGAAGCGGAAACAAAAAGGAAAGGCACGTTCCAGATCGAGACGTTGACGAATTGGCTGCTGAAGCAAGAACAGGCCGGAGTGATCGACGCGGAACTGACGATTGTGCTTTCGAGCATTTCGATGGCGTGTAAGCAAATCGCTTCGCTGGTGCAGAGGGCGAGCATTTCGAACTTGACCGGAGTTCAGGGAGCCGTCAATGTTCAGGGAGAGGACCAGAAAAAGCTCGACGTTGTCTCCAATGAGGTTCGTTAGTTCGTACTCTGCTCTACAACTATCactagaaagaaaaattttaggGCGATaatcctttatatatatatatataacaaaaataacatattttattattatgtaaTTGGTTAAGCATGAAATATGGTTTtactcttaaaaaaataataatcacatGTCTTATTTATATAATTGCTTATTGAGTTTATATAATTTCTTATATTCTTATAGTTTTTTAAGTAAATATTAGAGAAAATCTAGAGGAAACAGGATTTATTTCTTGGGTGTAAGGAAAATGacatgaacattttaaattccaGTTGATAAATTTGTGATATTATGGATTGTAAGAACTTAAATTAGcaaaaattaatcattttattattattatttagttgaGCAacattatcttctttttttttcacaatatATGTTGAGAGAACGAAACATTTAATCTCAAGTAGGTACAAACTTCATGTTAGTTGAATTATACTTATTTTATCAGAAATATCAATTGGTtgataaattgaatataattaagGATTTGTTTAAAATgattagaaaaaaatgttttttaaaaaattatttttatttgaactcttttaatcttttaaaatatattttgaaagtgtttcaaaagttattttgagattaaatacttcaaattttttaaaaaaatagctttttttttttttttaaatagcttATTTTTGAACATTTGAAAACCTAAACTAACCTTATTGGTAGATAGTCTTCtttgaaatataaataaaattctaCACGGGAGACTTGCAAAAGAAAGTTATTAATGTCTCAAAatgatttttccttcttttctggTTATATTAATTgaactcaaaaagaaaaattttatcttaattttCTTTAGTTCAATTGCAGAGATTTTTATGTGACTTTTGGGATAATTTATGAATTTCACCATTAATCTTCTCTCTTATAACTATAATTATATCATTCAATTGCCTGCCATAGGTGTTGGGGCACTTTTAAGTTAAGATACTTCAAATTATATTTGCCCAACATATTgtaatataaattcaattctttgttttagaaagaaaaaaaatgaactcaGAATTTCTAATTTGACAAGCCTAATACATTGCCATAGGTGTTCTCCAATTGCTTGAGATCAAGCGGGCGAACAGGGATTATAGCATCGGAGGAAGAAGATGTTCCGGTGGCTGTAGAAGAGAGCTACTCCGGCAACTACATCGTTGTTTTCGACCCACTTGATGGCTCCTCCAACATCGACGCCGCTGTCTCAACCGGTTCTATCTTCGGCATCTACAGCCCAAACGACGAATGCTTGGCCGACATCGGCGACGATTCCACTGTAAGCCAATCCTCATTCTCTTTTCCACAACTTCCGGCCCCAAAATAATGGGCCATCACAACATGCCCTCTAACTGTTTGATGAAATGCCAAGGAGCAGCTAGGCACAACAGAACAGAGATGCGTTGTGAATGTGTGTCAACCAGGAAGCAACCTGCTCGCCGCCGGCTATTGCATGTACTCAAGCTCCATAATCTTCGTTCTCACCATAGGACAAGGCGTTTTTGCGTTTACTTTAGACCCCATGTATGGAGAATTTGTGCTGACACAAGAGGACATCAAAATTCCCAAGGCTGGGAAGATTTATGCCTTTAATGAAGGGAATTATCAATTGTGGGATGATAAGTTGAAGAAGTACATTGATGATTTGAAGGATCCAGGCCCCAGTGGAAAGCCATACTCTGCTAGATATATTGGTAGTTTGGTGGGTGATTTCCATAGAACCCTGCTTTATGGTGGCATTTATGGGTATCCCAGAGACAAGAAGAGCAAGAATGGGAAGCTGAGGCTCTTATACGAGTGTGCACCGATGAGTTTCATAGTGGAACAAGCTGGAGGCAAAGGCTCAGATGGCCATCAAAGAATTCTTGATATACAACCAACAGAGGTTAGTTCGTCTAATCCATTGCttctttaagttttttttagtcTAGTGCAGATGAGTTAAAATGGAATTGTGATCTGGGTTTGATTCaagttttttcattttattttgctTGTGTTGTTGAATAGATCCATCAACGTGTGCCTCTGTATATTGGAAGCGTGGAAGAagtggagaaagtggagaaatatTTAGCTTGATTGATACACGTGGAAGACAAGATAATGGGATTTTGGTTGATTGGGGATGAAGGAAGAAGGTATATCAGTTGTATTCTATCCTTGTAAAGTTTATTTCAATGTGCTGAATAAAAATTTGAGGCCTTGTGCAGTTTATATTTGCTCCATGGCTAATTCATatgtgaaaaaaagaaaatgaattcaaTAGCTCGTTTGTTGTGTGTTGTGACAATAGAAAGGGATTAGAAAATGAGAGTGAAGGTTTAGGTCCCTCCCTGTCGAGTTAGACTATAACTATGTATAAATTgagaatggatttttttttaccttttaagTGAAACGGGGCGACGATTACAATCATTATTTATTGCATACGACATCTGGAGGATGCTTTTCGAACTATACTTTTGAATGAGCAAAATACCTTGCGATATAATGAATTGTAGTTGTAACTTAGTTCGATTCAATAGTTTAACTACGTTCAATCAAACCCAATTTAAACAACATGCAATATTCTACTTTGACAAATATTTAAGaactttattcatttatttagtACAAGAACTGTAAGTTGTTTGATCAAACCTTCAAAGTTCAATCTCTAGGGAGAAAGGTTATGTCAATTACAGTTGAACTAAGTTTTAGGGAGGATGATCAATTACTATTGAACTAAGCTTTAGAGAGGATGATAAATTACTATTGAACTAAACTCACTTTGCCTAAACATTTTATGCGGATTTGAGGCATTTAGTGGAGTAGTGAGCTAGGGGTTATGAAGTCTAGAGAATTGTGAACTCCTAGGGTCTACAGTATAATGaatttataagatataaatttgatattttttagtaGTGAAACCCACAAACTCCTTGGATCAAATAAGAAGTGAAGTTCTCAAACTTCTCAACTCAGACCAAACACACTCTTTAAGAACGTGCCTAGCGTACACCAACAAAAAATTTTACTCATGAAGCTAACCATGATATGAAGCGAAATaagtaattattttttagaaataaaaattaaatattatagcaTGATATTGATTAACAAGATATTAGTTTTGAGATCAAAGTCATATGTAGGGTATAGAAGTGAGGATAATTGATAAAGGGAAGTACCTCAATTATGTTTGAGAATTCCCCTTATTCCAAGTGAAACCCCACAATGATAATAAGATTAACCCCCAATAAGTAAATTGATAACGATCCCAAGAAAACTAAAACAGATTTGGCTTGGAAGATTGATAAAGaatcaagaagaaaaagaatttattcctaacttcaaaattttgaaatctccacgatctaattgatcaaactagattAAAAGTCTTAAAgcatgcattctaaacacaaTAATATAAAGAAAGCACAAAGCTTGATAGATTAAACtctaagaaaattttcattcaaattcaaagttttCTTATAAAATTGTGGAGATTACAACcttatttaaactaattaaaaagaCACTAAAAAAGGTCACAACATTTCATCTAATTGACTAACTTCATCTAACGCCCTTTCAACTACctcataaatataaatatatgaaattaaattggttcataATTTATTAAACATGTGGATGAATATGGAGTTTAAGATTCATAATGATTCTTGGATGAAAATGTGTCTTTTGATGCATAATTATTTACTATAGGTAGGAATCTTAGTTTGGAAGTAAATATTAAATGCTCCAACTCCTATCATAGCCAATTATTTGCTTACTAACAATCATAATAgtataataagaataatattttcctttctaaatattaaaaaaaataataaaaatatttatactttataacaaaaaatttaaaaatacaaaacacGTTTGGAATTTTTTACTATAATGTGTAAGTATtgttagaatttgtttatttataaaaattttcttaaattattatataatattaaatttatctttactgtttttcaaaaataatatatatatctttaagtgttagatgatataatagtagtgataagtttttgggtcaaacTAAAACAATGTAGCATTAAAATACTTCTCCCATACATCCTAAAATCATGATAGCCACCATCCAAAGTTATCGCATGATGCTGGTTACTGCCATGGAAGCATAAAGTGCTTTCTTCAACGAATCAGAATCACACAATTGTTACACAAAGAGATAAGCCACAACCACAACACACAAACAGAGTGAAgagagggagagggagaggGGAGAGAGAAAATGGTTCGTACGATTTCATCTTCGCCTCAACAAACTCTCTTCTCCACCTCTCTTTTCTCCAGCTCCGGCGGTTTCCCCTCTTCCAATTTCTACATCCGCCGCCCTTACACCTTCTCCGTAACTCCGGCGGCCAAATTCCCGACCAGAGCCGTGAGCTTGGGCACGACCGAGCCGGAGATCCGTTCGAAGAATCCGACCCGATCCGGATTCGATGTGGAAAACCTAACCACATGGCTACTGAAGCAAGAACAATCGGGGCAAATCGACGCCGAACTCACCATTGTCCTCTCCAGTATCTCTCTGGCCTGCAAACAGATCGCTTCGCTGCTGCAGAGATCCAGTATTATCAATCTCACCGGCGGCCATGGTACCATCAATGTTCAAGGCGAAGACCAGAAGAAACTCGACGTCATTTCCAATGAGGTAATTAATTATTGTTCTTACAAGTTATAACTAAATTGTGATCATGACCAGTATTAGATTTTTTCTTCCAGTGTTTCCTAAGAAACCAATATGTATACAATACCTGCCTACTGACCTTAATTCAACATTTCCTagttatgaaatttcaaaaataccttgttatttaattattca
The nucleotide sequence above comes from Benincasa hispida cultivar B227 chromosome 3, ASM972705v1, whole genome shotgun sequence. Encoded proteins:
- the LOC120074415 gene encoding fructose-1,6-bisphosphatase, chloroplastic-like isoform X2; protein product: MASATATPSSPCHVSSPVISRSLSRLSPFHLSVSSAVHPPCRGNRRHYGGVSTVRCAAVGAAKEAETKRKGTFQIETLTNWLLKQEQAGVIDAELTIVLSSISMACKQIASLVQRASISNLTGVQGAVNVQGEDQKKLDVVSNEVFSNCLRSSGRTGIIASEEEDVPVAVEESYSGNYIVVFDPLDGSSNIDAAVSTGSIFGIYSPNDECLADIGDDSTLGTTEQRCVVNVCQPGSNLLAAGYCMYSSSIIFVLTIGQGVFAFTLDPMYGEFVLTQEDIKIPKAGKIYAFNEGNYQLWDDKLKKYIDDLKDPGPSGKPYSARYIGSLVGDFHRTLLYGGIYGYPRDKKSKNGKLRLLYECAPMSFIVEQAGGKGSDGHQRILDIQPTEIHQRVPLYIGSVEEVEKVEKYLA
- the LOC120074490 gene encoding laccase-7-like, translating into MASSCLMALLLLLASSSSMVSAAIVEHSFTVQDMTVRRLCREQEITAVNGEYPGPTIHVQDGDVLVVHVTNNSPYDLTIHWHGVFQLLSAWADGPENITQCPIRPGGNYTYKFQIKEQEGTLWWHAHSSWLRATVHGALLIRPKSNRPLPYPKPYKKIPILLGEWWNANVVHVEEEGLATGSGPNISDAYTINGLPGNLYPCSQNQTYQLKMVRGKTYLLQVINAALNNQFFFKFANHNFTVVAVDATYTDPYVTDVIVLAPGQTTDVLVKADQPLGSYYMAARPYADARPPIDFSDTITRAIVTYDGASSSTAPVMPVLPAFNDTPTAHKFYSNITALVGARHWIPVPRHVDNHMFVTFGLNLAPCGTGNESTCGGPNGQRLSASMNNVSFVIPNDAGLSMLEAYFHKVEGVYSRDFPDDPPVKFDYTNPSLGLDNSLIFAPKATKVKKLKFNSTVEMILQNTAFISLENHPMHLHGFNFHVLAQGFGNYDPIRDPKKFNFVNPQIRNTIAVPVGGWAVIRFQANNPGVWLMHCHLDVHVPWGLAMGFEVENGPTPSTRLPPPPHDLPKC
- the LOC120074415 gene encoding fructose-1,6-bisphosphatase, chloroplastic-like isoform X1, translating into MASATATPSSPCHVSSPVISRSLSRLSPFHLSVSSAVHPPCRGNRRHYGGVSTVRCAAVGAAKEAETKRKGTFQIETLTNWLLKQEQAGVIDAELTIVLSSISMACKQIASLVQRASISNLTGVQGAVNVQGEDQKKLDVVSNEVFSNCLRSSGRTGIIASEEEDVPVAVEESYSGNYIVVFDPLDGSSNIDAAVSTGSIFGIYSPNDECLADIGDDSTEQLGTTEQRCVVNVCQPGSNLLAAGYCMYSSSIIFVLTIGQGVFAFTLDPMYGEFVLTQEDIKIPKAGKIYAFNEGNYQLWDDKLKKYIDDLKDPGPSGKPYSARYIGSLVGDFHRTLLYGGIYGYPRDKKSKNGKLRLLYECAPMSFIVEQAGGKGSDGHQRILDIQPTEIHQRVPLYIGSVEEVEKVEKYLA